From the genome of Planctomycetota bacterium, one region includes:
- a CDS encoding peptidase M4 codes for MAKASRERKRASTVRYQISERVTRQASTRAYRWRREQRKPVGRQLWIYTLDPSVSDREGGVTKVEVPWEELDPGPKGQLFEVVAGQPPEPLAAVTEPLDLDDPELLVTDGVPPSPSDPRFHLQMAYAVCSLTYAAFRRALGRDIAWAIPPGMPTATDRDRTVRLRIRPFAFEEQNAHYSRESGDLAFGWFRAGARPAGFTIPGGLVFTVLSHDIIAHETTHALLDGLRANFQEPTNPDVLAFHEGFADLVALFLHFTYPGVVEQSLRRSRGVVGHGSLLTDIAREFGYARSADDGAVLVRRALRSGIDVEGIHAFDSDEPPDGRGAPVCYDPTVEPHALGTVLVSAVFEAFVTIARRKTARLTAIAGVDPQDLGTKPLADALLAAIGRETCAVAGQFLTMCIRAIDYCPPVDMLLGEYLRALVTADLEVEPVDKWGYREALMRSFRRRRIFPAGVPFMTEDALRWQPPDAPPETRLKVPGLAFGDLRFDGDPGRPADENELTRQADALGRFVTAPERAHLFMLLPVDDKPPTGFTQVAPALIDSIRIARRVAPDGRILFDTIAEVTQSCTATTVDGLVDLIGGCTIVINQDGVVRYTIGKRVTSRDRLARQMKAIRGPLKTFWTSRSSRGKRHLCTRPGMLASLHGQARS; via the coding sequence ATGGCGAAAGCGTCGAGGGAGCGGAAGCGGGCGTCGACCGTCCGCTACCAGATCAGCGAACGCGTGACCCGGCAGGCCTCGACCCGGGCGTATCGCTGGCGGCGGGAGCAGCGCAAGCCGGTGGGCCGGCAGCTCTGGATCTACACCCTCGATCCCTCGGTGTCGGATCGGGAGGGGGGGGTGACGAAGGTCGAGGTCCCGTGGGAGGAGCTCGATCCGGGACCGAAGGGGCAACTGTTCGAGGTGGTGGCCGGCCAGCCGCCGGAGCCGCTCGCCGCGGTAACCGAGCCGCTCGACCTCGACGACCCGGAGCTGCTCGTCACCGATGGCGTGCCCCCGTCGCCGTCCGATCCCCGGTTCCACCTGCAGATGGCCTACGCCGTCTGCAGTCTCACCTACGCGGCCTTTCGCCGCGCCCTGGGACGCGACATCGCCTGGGCGATCCCGCCCGGCATGCCGACCGCCACCGACCGCGACCGCACCGTCCGGCTGCGGATCCGTCCGTTCGCGTTCGAGGAGCAAAACGCCCACTACAGCCGTGAGTCCGGTGATCTGGCTTTCGGTTGGTTCCGGGCGGGAGCGAGGCCGGCAGGTTTCACGATCCCCGGGGGATTGGTGTTCACCGTGCTGTCGCACGACATCATCGCCCACGAGACGACCCATGCCCTCCTCGACGGCCTCCGTGCGAATTTCCAGGAGCCGACCAATCCCGACGTCCTGGCGTTCCACGAAGGCTTCGCCGACCTCGTCGCCCTGTTCCTCCACTTCACCTATCCAGGCGTCGTCGAGCAGTCACTGCGTCGGTCGCGCGGCGTCGTCGGGCACGGATCGCTGCTCACGGACATCGCCCGCGAGTTCGGCTACGCGCGGTCGGCCGATGACGGCGCGGTCCTGGTCAGGCGGGCGCTGCGCTCGGGGATCGACGTCGAGGGGATCCACGCCTTCGACTCCGACGAGCCACCGGACGGCCGCGGCGCGCCGGTGTGCTACGACCCGACCGTCGAGCCCCATGCCCTGGGAACCGTCCTCGTCTCGGCCGTATTCGAGGCGTTCGTGACGATCGCCCGGAGGAAGACGGCGCGGCTGACGGCCATCGCCGGGGTCGATCCGCAGGACCTCGGCACGAAGCCGCTCGCCGACGCCCTCCTCGCGGCCATCGGCCGCGAGACGTGCGCCGTGGCGGGGCAGTTCCTCACGATGTGCATCCGGGCGATCGACTACTGCCCGCCGGTGGACATGCTGCTCGGGGAGTACCTCCGGGCCCTGGTCACGGCCGACCTCGAGGTCGAGCCGGTCGACAAGTGGGGCTACCGGGAGGCCTTGATGCGTTCCTTTCGGCGCCGCCGGATCTTCCCAGCCGGCGTGCCGTTCATGACGGAAGACGCGCTCCGCTGGCAGCCGCCGGACGCGCCACCCGAAACGCGCTTGAAGGTCCCGGGGCTGGCATTCGGCGACCTGCGTTTCGACGGGGATCCCGGTCGCCCCGCCGACGAGAACGAGCTCACCCGGCAGGCCGACGCGCTGGGGCGTTTCGTGACGGCCCCGGAGCGGGCCCACCTGTTCATGCTCCTCCCCGTCGACGACAAGCCGCCGACGGGCTTCACGCAGGTCGCGCCGGCGCTCATCGACTCGATCCGCATCGCCCGGCGTGTCGCCCCCGACGGCAGGATCCTCTTCGACACGATCGCCGAGGTGACACAATCCTGCACCGCGACGACCGTGGACGGGCTGGTCGACCTGATCGGCGGGTGCACGATCGTCATCAACCAGGACGGCGTCGTCCGCTACACGATCGGCAAGCGGGTCACGTCACGCGACCGCCTCGCCCGGCAGATGAAGGCGATCCGGGGGCCACTCAAGACGTTCTGGACGAGCCGCTCGTCGCGCGGCAAGCGGCATCTCTGCACGCGTCCCGGCATGCTGGCCAGCCTCCACGGGCAGGCGCGGAGCTGA
- a CDS encoding zinc metalloprotease, translating to MMLLEKYPAFRMNLMKLEGATAKQRQAPVDLAQMPIVTVDTVVHVVYATDAGNVGDDQIASQLDVLNRDFRATNTDRSKVPAPWAGLVTDARISFRLVEVTRTPTTVRGFGTDDGVKNAATGGIAPIDTRSRLNLWVCALRDGVLGYAQFPGGPPATDGVVINFSAFGTVGKAQAPFNLGRTATHEVGHYLNLRHIWGDTPDCSGGDGVADTPNCEGPNFGTPVWPSVTCNNGPAGDMFVNYMDYVDDRAMFMFTSQQVLRMRTALETARPGLMATAAAARRKR from the coding sequence ATGATGCTGCTGGAAAAATACCCTGCGTTCCGCATGAATCTCATGAAACTCGAGGGGGCGACCGCCAAGCAGCGCCAGGCCCCCGTCGACCTGGCCCAGATGCCGATCGTCACGGTCGACACCGTCGTCCACGTCGTCTACGCGACCGACGCCGGGAACGTCGGCGATGACCAGATCGCCAGCCAACTCGACGTGCTCAACCGTGATTTCCGGGCCACCAACACCGATCGCTCCAAGGTGCCCGCCCCGTGGGCAGGCCTGGTCACCGACGCCCGGATTTCCTTCCGTCTGGTCGAGGTGACGCGCACGCCGACCACCGTCCGCGGCTTCGGTACCGACGATGGCGTGAAGAACGCGGCGACGGGAGGAATCGCGCCGATCGACACACGCTCGCGACTCAACCTGTGGGTCTGCGCCCTGCGGGACGGCGTCCTGGGCTACGCCCAGTTTCCCGGTGGCCCGCCGGCGACCGACGGCGTCGTGATCAACTTCTCGGCGTTCGGCACCGTCGGGAAGGCACAGGCGCCGTTCAACCTCGGCCGCACTGCGACCCACGAGGTGGGGCACTATCTCAATCTCCGCCACATCTGGGGCGACACACCCGATTGCAGCGGCGGCGACGGGGTCGCCGACACGCCGAACTGCGAGGGTCCCAACTTCGGTACGCCGGTCTGGCCGTCGGTGACCTGCAACAACGGCCCGGCCGGCGACATGTTCGTCAACTACATGGACTATGTCGACGACCGGGCGATGTTCATGTTCACTTCCCAGCAGGTGCTGCGGATGCGGACGGCGCTGGAGACGGCGCGCCCGGGCCTGATGGCCACGGCGGCCGCGGCCCGGCGCAAGCGCTGA